In Silene latifolia isolate original U9 population chromosome 6, ASM4854445v1, whole genome shotgun sequence, the genomic window GAAGTGAACAAGCACATAACAAACCAAGTGTAGTAGCTTTTACACAACCGCAATCGATCATCAAGGCATCTTCCGTCATCTTGGCACCTCTTTCGAATTCTTCACGCAATTCACTGATGGCATTCTTTGATATTTTATAGGAAAGTCTGGAAAATAATCGCTGAATCCCCGTCAACCGCCTCGATCTAGATATCTCCAACAAGTGTCGGATCTCAACATGTTGCGTTTCCATCAAAGAATGAAACCGAATCCAGATGCTATCAACTGCCAGTTTCGCGCTATTCAGCCATCTCTTCAAATTCGCATGAGCCGACTCAACCCGGGATGTAGAAGTATTCCCAAAATGAGTTATCTTGTTCGTTCTATACTTGGCCCATTTTTCCAagtgcgggaaccattgcctctcaATATAAGCCGCCACTCCCGCCCATTCCCTTGCCAATTTGCCCCACGCAACATTAAACTTATGTTCGGTCTCCGCCTCGACAACCGCAGTAAACAAGTTAAAAGTTACGTGTTTAGCCCAACTATCTTGTTTCGTGATATCAAGTGCTTTCGTCTCCACGTTAGAATATATATGCCAAAGACATAGCAAGTGAGAcgaatccggaaaaacaatgggaATCGCGTTCAACAAACCTCCCTCGCAATCAGTAACAATAGCATTAGGTTGAACGACATCATTGAGCAAGGCCTTCAGTTTCCGTAGGACCCACAGATATTTCTCCTCGGACTCATGCGTCACAAGAGCATACGCGATGACAAAGCTCTTCCCGACGGGTGTGACTCCAACCATCtcaacaagcggaagacggtatTCATTTGTCTTGTACGTGGAATCGATCTGTACCACATAATAGTATGATCGAAACATTTTAACGGCTTCGGGATGAGCCATGAACACGTGGGTTAGCTCATCGGTCTCCTAATCAGTGACCCAATAATGAACGTACTTATGCTGAACCGCAAGTGCTAACATCTGTTGTGCTGGGATTCTCCCATCTCTTTCCTCGGCCCTTACTTTCTGAGAACGGTTGTAGATTTGTCGCCGATTAGGTCTTGACTTTTCCGGATTCCGCTGATGCAAACCCGCACTAATAATTGTCGGTCTAACGTGAGCTCTAACTTGGGCATCGATATAAGccaactcctcgtcatcaaacTTTGCAAAGTATCTGTCGTCGTCACAATACAACGTTAAAGCATGATTATGAAACCCGGATCTCATCACAAGCTGCCACTTATTCTCTTCTAATTCAACAACTTTCATTGAAAATTTGCAATTGCACCACGCGGTAGCGGTGTTACCCCTCATTAGAGAATCGGCATCCTTATTTACGGGACCTTTTCCACCCATCCGACAAACAAAATAACGTTGTCTCAAATTCGTGTTACGACCAACTTTCTTGTTGCTTGCTCtttttataccaaacccgagtCGGAGTCCGATCTCATATGCCCAATTAAACGCTTGAATACtagatgcaaagaacaagctagtCTTAAAATGATTTGAGTAATCAATACCGTCTCCATCGTTAATCACCTGCGCACGCATTTCAATAaattagttattaattaattatttgctaCGGAACAAGTCGgagtaaataaaaaataatataaaaataatacaaagacggtaataagttattttatacaaaacgagtcggaaatgttaaagataaaaatttaatataaagacggtaattaattaattcaattgttttataatacaaaaacggtatttaattattttatacacaacgagtcggaaatattaaagataaaaatataatataaagacggaaattaattatttgaattgtcggaaactataaaaaataaaaaaatataatacaaagacggaaattaattattttatacaaaacgagtcggaaacaaaaaaaaatgaaaaaaaaaaaaaaatacacggtTGGGCCCTGgacgaaaaattccttcgtccataatgggccttggacgaaggaatttttcgtcCAGCCGGTATTGgacgaaaaattccttcgtcaaggcccattatggacgaaggaatttttcgtcGTCAATACTGGGCCGggacgaaaaatttcttcgtCCAGGCCCAGTCcgtgtcattttttttttttttttcaattgcttATTCAAATAAATCCGTCACAAAATCTATCATAATTCCGTCTACATtcatggcatctatcctaattcgggattcaaacgataataaaacataaatttttaacaaaactaaatcgtaaactaacctcgttactagcttcattgttggaatcgttgttaaaatcgttcccgttcatgttgttaattacaaaacccgacttctttttttgtttgaaatattttagtgagacggtgacttgtgttttagtgagacggaaattgcatttgtgttttgagacggaaattgcattttggtgagacggatatggagttatgatatggagggcaaacttggaaatttacgttaattgtcgacgatatttagtaatttgtcgacgacgtATAGCAGGACCCTTTAAGAATGGATGGATCAACTCATTTACCTGTCGTTTGGTCAAGTCGGGTTAGTTATGGATCTGGATAATGCAGGCTATATTGAGCTCGGTTTGTGTTGGATTAATAACAGGTTCGAATTGGTTATTATTTATGTCATTTAATATTGGGTAAGGTTATCTTCGGGTGACAAATCAGGTTGGAATAGGTGTTTAGTGAATGTCGGATAAGGGTTATCGACATATATTTTAACTTGTGTATTTGATTTTGGATAGGTAATTTCATGCAAGAACAATGTATAAGTGCATTTATTTCAGTTTAAAGTGAAAAAAAAATAAGATAAATGTCAATTTGATTTTATTTGCACCATTATTAAGTAACTTGTTATCCGGTCATCCATTGGATTTAGTGAAAAACAAGTCATAGGTCAACTCATGTCGGGTTTGGGTTGGGACAAATAAGGTTAATATCAGTTTTCAATTTAGCCTTAGGTCGGGTCGTGTTTCGAGCACTTCAGATCAGGTTTTTCGGATCAGGTTAGCTTTTGTCAACTATAGTTAAGAATATGAAATAGAATGGAATGAATATATGATATCATGTTCCATAAAGGTGTATATGAaacttaatactccctccaatctaATCCAAACTACTCACTTGCTTTTGGGTGGTCTTCGAGGCTACACTTTGACCGCGTTTTTCTTCCTTTGTatataattctttttttttttgcaaaaaaatataatttatgaaatatattttcataatacaactaaatatgtaaattttatcattcaaaattttatatttttctgtggattaacggtcaaactttttaaagtttgacctccaaaaagcaagtgggtagtttggattggattggagggagtatctaTACTAGAGATGGAAGTGGGCACGCGGGCTGTTGTCTCGGAATGGCCCATGCCCATTTTAGCACGACACAAAACGCCGTGAGGTTATGGGTCGTGTTTGGAccaaaatttgagaaaaaagaatgtgcctaacCCAAGACACGGCACGCAGGGACATACTCAAAATAAAAAGAATAAGGTTCAAGTAAAGGGATTGCTTAGGCAGCTCAAGTACGACACGACACGACACGACACACCATGGGGAGTGAGTCATGTCTGAGCCGTTATTTTTATTTCAGCGACACGGAACAATGCTCACCTTCTCATGCCTGCGCGACACAATGCACAGTCCACATCCATCTCTAATCTACATTGGTCCAGCTTGAGTTTATAAAATATGTACAATAAAATTGTACTAAATTTGGTAAAactaataaatatattttaaaaaatatgttgaaaactgtgttaaatattaaaaatattgtAATAATTATTAGAGTCTAAATCCGGCGCAAATGCGCAATGCATGCTCGGTGTATATTGAGATTTAACATTTGAATGTATTAAGTAGTCCAGATCTTGTGCTAATGCACGATATTTTAGATTGTGTTGCATGCGGATTTTAGTAATTAAAGAAACTATAATAAGAGAAACGATACTATTGCGTGGGGAGGTTTTACACAGTTCCAATGTGTAAAAAGATCAcccatttattaaaattaattggatacttttttttttaataacaattatccgtctcacagtataagaccgtcttaccCTATAGTTTATATACCTTATAATTTGTGTTTTAAAAAATTGTATTTCATTATAATTTGTCATATACAACTTTTATGTATAAGAACGTACCAAAATAACATAATTGTCATTCCGTAGATCATATATTAATTTTTCCTACGCGTTCAAATATTGAAAGATCCTAAAAGATGATAATAACCACATGTGGGCCGGGTGTCTACAGAAGATTTTATAGAATCCCCTATTTATTAAATGAATAGACATCCTCataaattttccctccaaaaagcatattTCTAAATAAGGTAGCTAATAACAattatatatacattaactaagtAAGTtaactaataattataataatttatttcattaacttattatcttttcattaaaattaatcttttcatcaaattatattttttgactaaactataatctataatattttagttaaaatattttaataaaaaaattgtatcaaactattatttattaaatattttactgattctattatttgagaatgattTGACTCATGCTATGTATAAAACAAAATTATAAACCTTTTTAATTACTTTCGAGACAAAAAATTGAGAAATTTTAAaaattggaatcattagcttTGCGATATAAAAAGATATTATGACAAAAATATATTTCAACATGCTACTCAATTCTTTTAATTATTTCAGTTTCAACTTTTTATTTCTCAAAGCAAAATGCGATGAGAAAAATAAACAACTAATGAGATAACACTATTATATATCTAATTTAGTAGAACTAAATAAAAAAGCCACGGGGTCTAACCTAGTATTCAATTAATTAGCACACATTCTTTGCTAGTAAATTTAAGCGGGGAATTCTTTTATTTggctttttttttaaagaaaggatcaatttattaataaatagtcatacggcatctacaacatgtgacaaatttgaatGGATACAACTCGATTAgaaccaaataaaataaaatcttgTTCAAAAAAAGATTTGTAAATTGAATTGCTCCAAAGCACGTCCTATATCACATCGCCGCAAATAGCTTTTCACAAGAGGATCATAGGATCTTGAGCCGTGACGAGAGACAATTTCATCTAACCAAATTGAGTGCAAccaacaaattgacaaaatatgTAATACCATATAACGATCTATTCCGAAATTGATCTTCCGCATCTTCACCATATGAAAAACGACCAAAGCGCTCCTATCTATATTTCCAATAAAACTAAAACCTAGAAAAACAAGGACTGAAAAACTCCGAAAATAGAGACAGACAAACGGATCTCACCAAAATGGATCTTTTATTTGGCTTATTTTTTTTAGTTAAAAGAGGATTTATTTGTATACTAATCTGGAGATAGAAAATAATCTAATGAAATTATTAGGCTGGGTTAAATAGCTTTTTGGGAAATATAGCAAATCACCCCCATAAGTTTGATATTATGTGCAATCAAGTCCCTTAACTTATAAATATAGCAAATCAACCCCATAAGTTTCTCTTAATGTGCAATTAACCACATATCTCGTTTTTAAGAAtaaaatttgctaattaaatattttattatattCAAAATCAAAATTATTGATTAGATTTTAATCTTAAAGTTCTTGATTATCAAAAAACATgttcaaatattttttttatttttttttattttagctaAAAATGTTCCTAATATGAGAATTGTTAATGATGCTACAATGAAAAGTTACATGACCAAATTTTTGTTTATACTAAAATTGGTTCGCATTTTTCgttgaatatgtaaatattatatttaattatttaagaaatatatttatAATAGTTTTCATAATAGAAAAAAATAGGTTTTAGTTAAAAAAATGGTAAAAAACTAATTTGTGCTTAATTGCACATTTTTGAAAAGTTATGAGGGCTAATTTGCTACAAGTGAAACTTAGGGGGCTAATTCGCACATAGTTTATAAGTTATGGGAGGAATTTGCTACAACCCCGAATTATTTTTTGTACGGAGTATaaaattaagggactaaatgacTACCTTTAAAATTATGTTAACTTGAACATTGATCAAAATTAAACTGGTTAATTAACGCTTTGACGATTTTAGGCTGTCGTTAATTTGGCATTTTGTCCCCAAGCCCCCAACTCTAGAACGCTGGTTTTTTAGGCAAATCCTCATTTAAGACGAGGAGATTATTCGTCTGATAAAAGCATATTGTATAGAGAAAAGTAAAATTAGCATATTTGACTTATTTTAAAAGAATTTGTCATAAatgttactccctcctattcatcattttcttccctatttccttattcggattattcaggttttcttccctatttcctttttttgggttgatttgcgtggtccaaattaaattacatgtggggtagtgtgttttgtgcgGTCCAAAAttactttcttatttcttgtgcaaaaagaaaaagagaagaatatagtaaactagtattggtgcccggcttcgcccgggctacctctacttaccattatttttttttcattaaataaaattacttaaagttgcacaacccataaatttatcattaatatatttttctatgacgtatcctaaaattacgatgaaataaatttcgagacaaattcactactcccgctattaatattttactcttattaatgaaacaatagtaataacatttcactatttacccgtaatcattgttactttcactactcccgacgtaattattgttactgttactactgccacattaatattgataatttcactactctcgtcgtaattattgttactttcactattgccacattaatattgattatttcactactccccttGTTGTTTCTACCATTTTCACCAATCTTGCTAATAATATTGTTATTTTTACTATTcaaaatgagtgattactatcatataactatatccaatgttactacaattctttttttactgacgaaattactttttactacttagacatgcaattttaagatgattatatatttatataaatatattacatatatgcattaaatcaaatcgaaagaattatgcaatattatatattatggaatctaacttgaattatttataacctacttatattatatttttgtatgttaaataattaacatctctatacatctaataaactataaagtttaataaaattgcatatattttaaatttaatatataattttatgatgataataattaataccataagcgtgcatgtttatactaattaattattttattttaaggaaattgacaatcttctagtcttctataaatatttaggaaaattaccaaacatcttctttcttttagtttccttgaaattgaccatcttaattaattattttattttaaggaaattgatcatcttaattaattattttattttaaggaaattgccatgttttagtctctaacaaatgtttaggaaaattaccaagcttctatataatttaattttaacccaagctatataatatttgcattgagatcccttaatcgggtccatcacacggtgctaatgatttaaaactatatagtataattaatttgtataactttctttaattacattgaagttcctttgatttctggatttaatatatagtattgataggagggagtatataagatGATTCGTTTTAATATCTAGACGGATAACTCTTTCTTAAGGTGGTTTTTTAAGAGCCTCGAGGAAAACGTTATTGACACGGGTTATCCAGGAAATTGTCATCGGAAAACAAGCAAAGTGGAAGTCACGTTTAGTCAAGAAAACAAATAGTTGTAAACTAGAAGAAGGAAGAGTTGTTGGGGGGACAAGTTGAGAGGAGTAAAGCAAACAGTATAGAGACAGAGAAGAATAGTTAAATGGGAGGAGTATGCTCTTGCTTTGATGGCCAAACCAGAGAAGAAAAACGCGAGCAAGATCGTTTGGCCTCTGCCGAAGCTCGCTCTAAAGCTGCTGATGCTGCCCAACGCAggtattactccctccgtctcactcattcatttgtttacctttgattataaaaacataaacaaatgattgtTTGTTTCTGAATTGTCGATTGACTTTAATTTAGGATAGATTAATTTGGAGTAGTTGTTTTTGTTGTCTCTCTAATGTGACTGCATAGAAGTCAACGCCCAATTTGTCAATCACCAATTCTCCACAAGTGGTCGTTAAACTGGAGAAAGGCCTAGTCTATAGAGCTAACATATGTAAGTAGATAATTAAATTAAGGTTGCAGTTGTGACTTCTTTGTAATGTGCGATCAAGGTTACAGCGATGATGTCTAGAGGCGTATCAGTGACATTTACTAAAATCAAGCCACTGTTACCAATCCCCCCTGGTTCAGACAATATCCAATACCAAACTGTAGGCAGGATGGAATAAGGCAATACCAAGCAGTTTACAACTTTTGGTAAAATTTTAATTGTACCTTCTTTCGACTTGATCCCACAGGGAGGGGATAGGGCCTAGTTTGTGGCTTAGTATTGCCTTATTAGTTCCTACCTACACTTTGGTAGTAAGGAGGAAGGGGCCTTCTGAGGCATATTCTTTCTGACCTTCTCAAACCGTAGGAGCCTTTAATTTAAAACTCTAGGGCTAGCTACGAAAGACGTTTTGTATCCTAGAATAAGATATTATTGCATTTATTTTATGATAATTATCTCCATGTACAAACATCTCCTAGAATATGTAAAACTGCTGAAATATAAATCAGTGTCTACACATTGGTCTTAAACTTTTTATGTGCAAGAGTTGATTGCCCGTTGCCGTTGCTGAGAGGCCTATTGTCTAATTTAATTAAGATAACTCAATGCTGAGTGATCTTgttccatctttttttttttcagtactTGTTAACATTTAATTTTTATGCAGGCAAGAGGAATTTGAAAAGTCAGCTATTGGGAGAGCTGTACGTGCGCAGGTTGCAAAGGAAAAGCAACAAACTACAAGCAGTAATAAGGGCGAACCAGGTCTCAAGGTATTATATTTTATGGCGTAGTCTAATGTTGTTTGTCTTCTAGAAATAGTGATGTGTGAAAAGTTTGGTTGTTAAGTGTAGAAAGTTAAATGAACCTTCATTCCGTCCGTATTTCTCTTGCAATCTGTTCTTGTTTATTACCTGTTGGTGTTCATACTCTTTTTACCACTTTTCGTCTGATTTCTCCTGGTTTGTTGGATGCAGTGGCAAATGGGATAGGTCGCTCATCATTTCATTtagcaaatcattgtaagttcaTATTCTGTTAGCTGGCAGAAGTATGTGTTTTTATGGTTGAATTTAATTACCCACATAGGGATTCCCAAGCTGTTTCACCTGTCACATAGGTTGTATACTTGTATGATTATACAAGTGCCTTGCTTGTAGCTTTGCATCGTTTGTAAACTTTATCTCCGTCCATAACTGAATAAAATTCCATTTTCAATAGTACTATTTCAATCTGAAACATTCTCAAGACTAGCAGTCGTAGCATAACAAGTGGGATACTTGGATTTGATAATTGCCTAATGTGTTCATGCCAGGGCATGCTTCGAAGTATAGTTAATGTGATCTTATATTTATTGCTCTTACGGACTTGGCACTTAGTCCGTGGGAGCCTTAACTTTGCTTTGAGGATGGCTGCAGACTTTATTGTTTTGGCTCAACATTCCCTCTGTACTTTGGACTAGATGCACTTGAGAAGTTGAGGCTTTGTTTAGATTTTATATTATGACGGAAGGGGATGAACGGGAGGGAGAGGGAATTGAGAAAAATGAGGAATGGTATTCTCCTTCCAAATCTTTCATGCTTTCTTATGTTTGACGGATTTTGATTTGGCTTAGGAGGGAAGTAGAACCCTCCAAGCTCCAGCCCAATTTGGTAgccaaacaagggaaatagttccCATCTCTTCCGCTCCCCCTCCTTCCCTCAAAATCCTTTCGTCCAAACAAAGCGTAATTGCTGAAGCTTAATTTGGCTGTAATCTTTAAGAATAAGGTCGGTCAAAATTTCTGAACAAGCTCAATCGATAGTGATTTTTTTTGGCATGGATTGATGAAACACATCCCTTGGTAGTGGACCATGCTGTTCTTGCTTTCAATGTTATCTAAATTATTTCAGAATTCCAGAAATATTCCGCGGTTCCTCCTTTGGCCATGCTTGGTTTGAGATGAAACATTTAATATTGAAAACAACAGTCAGTGACTCAGCGAGTCCTCGGTGAACATTTTCTAAGTAGAATGTAGTATTTCAAATAACTTTTCTGTTGGTTAACTGTATGGATATAAGTTAGGAGGTAAAGTTAGAGGGGTTAATGGGATTCCATGCATTTGGATATGAAAATGTTATTCGTGGGGAAAGATCAAATTTCCCTTTGAAATTTACCGTTTTCCTTTAATTTAAATGTCTATAGAACTTGAGAAAACATTTGGAAAATGGGTTCTCCACTTCTCCTAAACCAAACATGCAATATTTGTTGATGGCGTTCGTAGAAACTAAATTACAAAAATTGTGGTGAAATCGTGTGCGTAAATTGAGGTTTCAGCATTGATCTTTGATCTTGATGGATATGTTGTAACTTGTAAA contains:
- the LOC141587964 gene encoding protein FAR1-RELATED SEQUENCE 5-like, whose translation is MAHPEAVKMFRSYYYVVQIDSTYKTNEYRLPLVEMVGVTPVGKSFVIAYALVTHESEEKYLWVLRKLKALLNDVVQPNAIVTDCEGGLLNAIPIVFPDSSHLLCLWHIYSNVETKALDITKQDSWAKHVTFNLFTAVVEAETEHKFNVAWGKLAREWAGVAAYIERQWFPHLEKWAKYRTNKITHFGNTSTSRVESAHANLKRWLNSAKLAVDSIWIRFHSLMETQHVEIRHLLEISRSRRLTGIQRLFSRLSYKISKNAISELREEFERGAKMTEDALMIDCGCVKATTLGLLCACSLHRIARNGSRVPVDVLHAFWRKLEYDGSEAMPTCDDDRLEELFDEIRNADPSMRSSMFDALYSRIHPNGRM
- the LOC141586693 gene encoding uncharacterized protein LOC141586693, with protein sequence MGGVCSCFDGQTREEKREQDRLASAEARSKAADAAQRRQEEFEKSAIGRAVRAQVAKEKQQTTSSNKGEPGLKWQMG